The nucleotide window TTTCAGGAGCAAATTCAATCGCACATTCATTCATTTGTTCCGCCATTGCATTACTGACAATATTGATAACAAATTGACCCGTTTTTTCTATATTGACCAACGTATCTTTTTTTGCACCATCCTTACCCCTTCGCAGGGGTGAAAAGCAAATAAGCATGGGGTCAGCACAAATAGCTGTAAAGAAACTGAACGGTGCCGCATTGGCTGTACCATTCTCATCTTTGGTTGACACAAGAGCGATCGGACGAGGTAAAATAGACCCCACTAATAGTTTATATGCCTCTCTCCATTCAAGAGTTTCAGGAGTAATCTCCAAATTGGTTACACCTCGATTCATTGCTATTGATTATGATTTTTTCTAAATAGATTGTTGATCTTTTAAGATTCGCCGATAA belongs to Neobacillus sp. OS1-2 and includes:
- a CDS encoding flavin reductase family protein; its protein translation is MEITPETLEWREAYKLLVGSILPRPIALVSTKDENGTANAAPFSFFTAICADPMLICFSPLRRGKDGAKKDTLVNIEKTGQFVINIVSNAMAEQMNECAIEFAPEIDELEESGLSKEPSVKVRGLRIKESLVHFECELYQVLHFGDTPGAGSLVIGKVVHVHVNDDLFDKGRIDTEKLQPIGRMAGTIFTDPLAKTFEMIRKTEKR